From a single Notolabrus celidotus isolate fNotCel1 chromosome 7, fNotCel1.pri, whole genome shotgun sequence genomic region:
- the ncapg gene encoding condensin complex subunit 3 yields MTADNELDIKEAFQRAQKGHINKAKMVASLKSRYTKLEDKTLFHEEFVHYMKYAMIVYKREPTVENVIEFVARFATSFQSPPKTEEEEQEDGEEEEEEVEDDHPFLSFIFNFLLESHKANSHAVRFRVCQLINKLLGSMAENAQIDDDLFDQIHQAMLIRVTDKFPNVRIQAALAMTRLQQPKDPDCPTINAYMLILDNDSNAEVRRAVLSCIAMSPRTLPKVLKRTRDIKENVRKLAYQVLSDKVHIKALTIAQRVGLLQQGLRDTSEAVRDVVCSRLLPSWLLRLDGNVIEMLHRLDVENCAHTALDTLKAIFKGTPTEELLQNRVQLDNRKLIPLDSLTCETVLYWRALCEFIKAKGDDADEMLEQVLPDAATYADYLYGFLKSLPMLSEEQRADFNQLELVMTKEFISQQLIHLIGCLDTNEEGGRKRVLAVLQEMLGLPQTPSSLVSLLTEKLLTLIPDDHRRIQTVAEIISDVREPIMEASVHVDENESRRQQVQLAEVKVRIMEAKQTLEDCIAAQEFSRAAELKDSITELENRRNNIIQEIVASSQPTDKDIRTEKNDPETLLRCLTMCAELLKQMNIKTRIGPTISALMSSLILPSIASAHPAVRNTAVVCLGTCTLHSKELAKTHMVLLLQIAQLDEIKIRISALRAIIDLLLLFGFQLLSETAATQTAPPSQSPERQEEDAPMPEEKGDIPEDTAQSILVMLSEFLDSEVSDLRTETAEGLAKLMYTGRISSAKMFSRLVLLWYNPVTEDDTRLRHCLGVFFQLYARESRAHQEVVEESFLLTVRTLMNAPATSPLAEVDISNVVELLVELTRPSALIKPSTNTEEVCVHDYLAVRLCGEMLKDPTAPEVRLYAKTISNLELSRDETVRKDLQTLLQQLVQVVKDRVCLRALEKMVHQLVDAKEQAELLSASALKPLDVNADEAATDDPSKSTKRAKRGQRKVGTAKGSRKLSRRAESSEESDEENVPESLSVVRSSRRAKTAALEKTKMDLNTLINQEAQIS; encoded by the exons ATGACTGCAGACAATGAATTAGACATCAAAGAGGCGTTCCAGCGCGCTCAGAAAGGCCATATTAACAAGGCAAAGATGGTGGCAAGCCTGAAGAGCAGATACACTAAG CTTGAGGACAAGACACTTTTCCATGAAGAGTTTGTCCACTACATGAAGTATGCCATGATTGTCTACAAGCGGGAGCCTACAGTTGAAAATGTCATCGAGTTTGTTGCAAGGTTTGCCACAAGTTTCCAGTCTCCACctaaaacagaggaggaggagcaggaggatggagaggaagaagaagaagaagttgaggACGATCATCCATTTCtgagtttcatttttaacttcttGTTGGAG TCTCATAAAGCCAATAGCCATGCAGTGCGTTTCCGTGTGTGCCAGCTAATCAACAAGTTGCTGGGCAGTATGGCAGAGAATGCCCAAATAGATGATGACCTCTTTGACCAAATCCACCAAGCCATGCTGATTCGCGTCACTGACAAGTTCCCCAATGTGAGGATTCAGGCTGCTTTGGCCATGACGCGCCTGCAACAGCCAAAAGATCCTGACTGTCCAACCATCAATG CTTACATGTTGATTCTGGACAACGATAGCAATGCTGAGGTGAGACGTGCCGTTCTCTCTTGCATTGCCATGTCCCCTCGCACCCTCCCTAAAGTCCTCAAACGCACCAGAGACATCAAAGAGAACGTCCGCAAGCTGGCCTATCAG GTTCTGTCCGACAAAGTTCACATCAAAGCTTTGACCATCGCACAAAGAGTTGGTCTACTGCAGCAGGGTCTCCGTGACACCTCAG AAGCTGTGAGGGACGTGGTTTGTTCCCGTCTGCTGCCCTCCTGGCTGCTTCGGCTGGATGGTAACGTCATAGAGATGCTCCACAGGCTAGATGTGGAGAACTGTGCCCACACAGCTCTGGACACACTCAAAGCCATTTTTAAGGGCACACCGACGGAAGAGCTGCTGCAGAACAGAGTGCAGCTGGACAACAG GAAGCTGATCCCACTGGACTCTCTAACCTGTGAGACTGTGCTTTACTGGAGAGCTCTGTGTGAGTTTATCAAGGCCAAAGGCGATGATGCTGATGAAATGCTGGAGCAAGTGTTGCCAGATGCAGCAACTTATGCGGACTACCTCTACGG CTTTCTGAAGTCACTGCCCATGCTGTCAGAGGAACAGAGAGCTGACTTTAACCAGCTGGAGCTTGTCATGACCAAGGAGTTCATCTCGCAACAGCTCATCCATCTCATCGGATGTCTGGACACCAATGAGGAGGGTGGCAG GAAGAGAGTGTTGGCCGTCCTGCAGGAGATGTTGGGTCTTCCACAGACTCCCTCCTCTCTGGTCTCTCTTCTCACTGAGAAACTCCTTACCCTCATTCCAGACGACCACAGGCGCATACAGACT GTTGCAGAGATCATCTCAGATGTGAGGGAGCCAATCATGGAGGCCAGTGTGCATGTGGATGAGAACGAGAGCCGTCGGCAGCAGGTCCAG CTTGCAGAGGTGAAGGTGCGTATCATGGAGGCTAAACAAACCCTGGAGGATTGTATTGCCGCCCAGGAGTTCAGCCGTGCTGCAGAGCTGAAGGACTCCATCACAGAGCTGGAGAACCGCAGGAACAACATAATCCAGGAAATCGTAGCTAGCAGCCAGCCAACTGATAAGGACATCCGCACTGAGAAG AATGACCCAGAGACTCTTCTGAGGTGTCTCACAATGTGTGCAGAGCTGTTGAAGCAAATGAACATCAAAACGAGGATTGGTCCAACAATAAGTGCTCTCATGTCCTCTCTG ATCTTGCCCAGTATAGCAAGTGCTCATCCAGCTGTCCGTAACACAGCCGTTGTGTGTTTGGGAACATGCACTCTGCACAGCAAGGAGCTGGCTAAAACCCACATGGTCTTGCTGCTACAG ATTGCCCAGCTGGATGAGATAAAGATCCGTATCAGTGCTCTGCGGGCAATCAtcgacctgctgctgctgttcggGTTCCAGCTGCTCTCTGAGACAGCTGCCACTCAGACAGCCCCACCCTCCCAATCcccagagagacaggaagaggatgCACCTATGCCTGAGGAGAAAGGAGATATCCCAGAGGACACTGCACAAAGTATACTTGTGATGCTCTCAGAGTTCCTGGACAGTGAG GTGTCCGATCTGCGTACTGAGACGGCAGAGGGTCTTGCCAAACTCATGTACACTGGCCGAATCTCCAGTGCCAAGATGTTCTCCCGTCTGGTGCTGCTGTGGTACAATCCTGTCACCGAGGATGACACTCGACTGCGGCACTGCCTGGGCGTCTTCTTCCAGCTCTATGCCCGCGAGAGCAG GGCGCACCAGGAGGTCGTAGAAGAGAGTTTCCTACTGACTGTTCGGACTCTGATGAATGCCCCAGCCACCTCTCCTCTCGCTGAGGTGGATATTAGCAATGTGGTCGAGCTGCTTGTGGAGCTGACCCGTCCAAGTGCGCTCATTAAGCCCTCAACCAATACAGAG GAGGTGTGTGTCCATGACTATTTGGCTGTGCGTCTGTGTGGGGAGATGCTGAAGGACCCCACAGCCCCTGAGGTGCGTCTCTATGCCAAGACTATCAGCAACCTGGAGCTCAGCCGAGATGAGACAGTCAGAAAAGACCTGCAGACGCTTCTGCAGCAGCTTGTACAG GTGGTAAAGGATCGGGTCTGTCTGCGTGCTCTGGAGAAGATGGTGCATCAGCTCGTTGATGCCAAAGAACAGGCAGAGCTCCTGAGCGCCAGTGCATTGAAACCTCTGGATGTCAATGCAGATG AGGCTGCAACAGACGATCCATCAAAATCTACCAAGAGAGCCAAAAGAG gtCAGAGGAAAGTCGGCACAGCCAAAGGGAGCAGAAAATTGAGCAGGAGGGCAGAGtcatcagaggagag TGATGAAGAAAATGTTCCTGAGTCCCTTTCTGTTGTGCGTTCCTCTCGACGGGCAAAGACTGCCGCTCTggagaaaacaaagatggaCCTCAACACCCTAATCAACCAAGAGGCGCAGATCTCATAA
- the fam184b gene encoding protein FAM184B isoform X2, whose translation MASGAGKAAQPPGPGSAVNGTAADFQNIEQELYDYQMHSKMCKKIAQLTKVIYSLNMKNEEQEAALQALSHAHHEELHRILMETCHEGEGSALRTRLLELQESLDEQHRVGAQVQADFECFRIHVEERERETEAELRKVFEERLQAAEEELQEVKAQMGDAQEENLRLNKDFEKAGEQIKELEVKCEELQTVAEEERQREVEEKKKEEVERRTGEREDLERVKVLLEQVKELKEERDRAEVERRRAEKEEQEQWEQKISDLNEEKEEMRKKMEAEWREERQRWEEREEEEKKGMHSALRERVKRAEAEVESHLERFAESKRNTIKLQERIQDLEEELELDRRRVSEAEGVAKRAEEELAVAKERLLLQEDELQSRAEELQNRGGCEVCVCAEVEELRSQVSRLQSKNRELELQSSGRNNDHARQIRQHAEALSSLRSEMVRAQTEELRRIQKHADDERDKLQKEIEKERETLQKERDQEKEKFEKDRNRLQREREEEKEVVHKEVGEMKEHLRREKEEEVDRLRKELEVERVRGRSQLDKSIEQVEQERANVQQKLEEEKKRLVEKAEEDRKRLKEQVRKAIEEVMRRHAAELQSVQEALSSEKKTNHEMCAHLDVERRRSEELRSVLEKEREELRTKLRDTTNEICRLESVIQKQDKKEKVAPEASPLCGPQCSRLEEELHQTRTRLARIQEEAEKQRDRQQRDIASLRADKHRLEEKVLEQSRLNAERSLLEQGQRHTEDRIRAECEDRLRAEFRIEMNAAVAESEQRWQNREQEMQTQISELQSQLSEAQAEKKKAGSGDDCHGNPEIDRLRKEVQDTKEINKKLRDLLQEPQTQEERQSHTMALQALERQAKEDVLSERNRLQTLHHLELDKQRAELTQQHTEWSRQMTQRHMQQIEDLQAQLQAHTQMMALQQDLKQQNQYQVFERQLDESRCAVLELQRENAALKKQLKERSVQNNPETEEKEEESVELQRKRDAQLEEEAQRLKEEVEKLRVEMEKLEESQKHWEEKKEEDVKEEEMDEEKRKEREEEKRKEEVEEIKREHKREMQSLVSEYSSAQTHLQARIVALENELREREERCRRREPRCDDVSLGRLQERLTERDQLIKRLVEERHQLQLHPPVAGDNSTLRLRDSKSRPGSATPTMRRKRVESPPRVTSIPSAGAYDRSILLPQSSSSSSSSSVHQHSSSTLPHQSSTHPQTTPHYSTSSLPHKHTSLSLSQQSSPSLPRSTRSRTSCIPPTPAPTAPLPVCPSAQTGIRYVSPSCQEPHLQAHSIRAPYLEPRGTEGLKQEWFTKYFSF comes from the exons ATGGCTTCAGGCGCCGGTAAGGCTGCACAGCCCCCCGGGCCGGGCTCCGCCGTTAACGGGACTGCGGCAGACTTCCAGAACATCGAGCAGGAGCTGTACGACTACCAGATGCACAGCAAGATGTGCAAGAAGATCGCTCAGCTCACCAAG GTGATTTACTCTCTGAACATGAAGAATGAGGAGCAGGAGGCGGCCCTGCAGGCCTTGAGCCATGCCCACCACGAGGAGCTGCACCGCATCCTGATGGAGACATGCCATGAAGGGGAGGGGTCAGCGCTGAGGACTCGCCTCCTCGAGCTGCAGGAGTCCCTGGATGAGCAGCACAGAGTTGGAGCCCAG GTGCAGGCTGACTTTGAGTGCTTTCGCATCCACGTGGAGGAGAGGGAACGTGAAACTGAGGCTGAGCTGAGAAAAGTTTTTGAGGAGAGACTCCAAGCTGCAGAAGAGGAGCTCCAGGAGGTCAAGGCCCAAATGGGTGATGCCCAAGAGGAGAACCTCCGTCTGAACAAAGATTTTGAAAAGGCTGGGGAGCAAATCAAGGAGTTGGAGGTCAAATGTGAAGAACTACAGACAgtagctgaggaggagagacaaagggaggtggaggaaaaaaagaaagaggaagtggaGAGACGAACAGGAGAACGGGAAGACTTGGAAAGAGTGAAGGTGCTCTTAGAGCAGGTGAAGGAgctgaaggaagagagagatagagcagAGGTAGAGAGGAGGCGAGCAGAAAAAGAGGAACAGGAGCAATGGGAGCAGAAGATCAGTGACCTGaatgaggagaaagaggagatgaggaagaagaTGGAGGCAGAGTGGAGAGAGGAGCGGCAAAGGTGGGAagaaagggaagaggaggagaagaaagggatGCACAGTGCTCTTAGAGAGAGGGTGAAGAGGGCTGAAGCCGAGGTGGAAAGTCACCTGGAGAGGTTTGCTGAGAGCAAGAGAAACACTATCAAACTGCAAGAGCGGATAcag GACCTGGAAGAGGAACTGGAGCTGGATCGAAGGCGTGTGTCAGAGGCTGAGGGCGTGGCTAAACGGGCGGAGGAGGAGTTGGCGGTGGCCAAagagaggctgctgctgcaggaggacgagctgcagagcagagcag aggagctgcagaaccGCGGAGGCtgcgaggtgtgtgtgtgtgccgaagtggaggagctgaggagTCAGGTGAGCCGTCTGCAGAGCAAAAACAGAGAGCTGGAGCTGCAGAGCAGCGGCAGGAACAATGACCACGCCCGGCAGATACGTCAG CATGCTGAGGCTCTGTCCAGCCTGCGCTCTGAGATGGTGAGAGCCCAGACTGAGGAATTGCGTCgcatccaaaaacatgctgacGATGAGAGGGACAAACTGCAGAAGGagatagaaaaagagagagaaaccctgcagaaagaaagagaccaagaaaaagaaaagtttgagaaagacaggaacagactgcagagggagagagaggaggagaaggaggtagTGCACAAGGAGGTGGGTGAAATGAAAGAACAtctgaggagagaaaaggaggaagaggtggaccGGCTGCGTAAGGAGCTGGAGGTTGAAAGGGTTCGCGGCCGCTCGCAGTTGGACAAGAGCATCGAACAGGTGGAGCAGGAGAGAGCCAATGTGCAGcagaagctggaggaggagaagaaaagattGGTGGAGAAGgcagaggaggacaggaagcGATTGAAAGAGCAGGTGCGAAAGGCAATAGAGGAGGTGATGAGGAGGCATGCTGCTGAACTTCAAAGTGTCCAGGAAGCActaagctcagagaagaagaccAACCACGAG ATGTGTGCGCATCTAGATGTAGAAAGAAGACGCAGTGAGGAGCTACGCAGTGTGctggagaaggaaagagaggagctgaggacaAAACTGAGAGACACTACTAATGAG ATCTGCAGGCTGGAGTCAGTCATCCAAAAGCAGGACAAGAAAGAGAAGGTGGCCCCTGAAGCTTCACCCTTGTGCGGGCCGCAGTGCTCCCGTCTGGAGGAAGAGCTCCACCAGACTCGGACTCGGCTAGCTCGGAtacaggaagaggcagagaagCAGCGTGACAGGCAGCAGAGAGACATTGCATCCCTGAGAGCTGACAAACACAGGCTGGAGGAGAAAGTCCTGGAACAGAGCCGACTGAACGCAGAGAGGAGTCTTCTAGAGCAGGGCCAGCGGCACACCGAGGACCGGATCAG GGCAGAGTGTGAGGATCGTCTCAGAGCGGAATTCAGGATCGAGATGAATGCTGCCGTGGCTGAGAGTGAGCAGAGATGGCAGAACAGAGAGCAAGAGATGCAGACGCAGATTTCTGAGCTGCAGAGTCAACTGAGCGAGGCACAG GCGGAGAAAAAGAAGGCGGGCTCGGGAGACGATTGCCATGGCAACCCCGAAATTGACAGGCTGAGGAAAGAGGTCCAAGACACCAAGGAGATAAACAAGAAGCTGAGGGATCTGCTGcag GAGCCACAGACTCAGGAGGAGAGACAAAGCCACACCATGGCTCTGCAGGCGTTGGAAAGACAGGCCAAAGAAGACGTGCTGTCTGAGAGGAACCGACTACAGACATTGCACCACCTGGAGCTGg ATAAGCAGCGTGCAGAGTTGACCCAGCAGCACACAGAGTGGAGCAGACAGATGACCCAGAGACACATGCAGCAGATTGAAGACCTGCAGGCTCAgctacaggcacacacacagatgatggCGCTGCAACAG gaCCTAAAGCAGCAGAACCAATACCAGGTGTTTGAGCGACAGCTGGATGAGAGTCGCTGTGCCGTGCTGGAGCTTCAGAGAGAAAATGCAGCTCTGAAGAAGCAATTGAAGGAAAG GTCAGTGCAGAATAATCCCGAAactgaagagaaagaagaggaaagtgttgagctgcagaggaagagggatGCCCAGCTGGAAGAAGAAGCACAACGTctgaaggaggaggtggagaaactGAGGGTGGAGATGGAGAAACTGGAGGAGTCACAGAAGCactgggaggagaagaaggaggaagatgtgaaggaagaggagatggacgaggagaagaggaaggagcgggaggaggagaagaggaaagaggaggtaGAGGAGATCAAGAGGGAGCACAAGAGGGAGATGCAGAGTCTGGTGTCTGAGTACAGCAGCGCCCAGACGCATCTGCAGGCTCGCATTGTGGCTTTGGAGAACGA ACTGCGTGAGCGGGAGGAACGCTGCAGGAGAAGGGAGCCACGATGTGATGACGTGTCGCTGGGGAGACTTCAggagagactgacagagagggACCAGCTCATTAAAAGATTGGTG GAAGAGAGGcatcagctgcagctccacCCTCCTGTGGCCGGGGACAACAGCACCCTCCGGCTCCGTGACAGCAAGTCCCGCCCGGGGAGCGCCACGCCAACCATGAGG agaaagCGTGTGGAGTCTCCTCCTCGTGTCACCAGCATCCCCAGCGCCGGTGCTTATGACAGAAGCATCCTCCTCCCCCAATCCTCCTcatcgtcttcctcctcctcagtccATCAgcactcctcctccaccctccctcaTCAGTCCTCCACCCACCCCCAGACCACCCCTCACTACTCCACCTCATCTCTTCCACACAAGCACACCTCCCTCTCCCTCAGCCAACAGtcttccccctccctccctcgttCCACCAGATCCAGGACTTCCTGCATCCCCCCAACCCCAGCGCCCACCGCCCCGCTTCCAGTCTGCCCCTCAGCACAAACGGGCATCCGCTACGTGTCGCCCTCCTGTCAGGAGCCACACCTGCAGGCCCATTCAATCAG ggCCCCATACCTGGAGCCAAGGGGAACCGAGGGGCTAAAACAGGAGTGGTTCACCAAATACTTCTCCTTTTGa
- the fam184b gene encoding protein FAM184B isoform X1 — MASGAGKAAQPPGPGSAVNGTAADFQNIEQELYDYQMHSKMCKKIAQLTKVIYSLNMKNEEQEAALQALSHAHHEELHRILMETCHEGEGSALRTRLLELQESLDEQHRVGAQVQADFECFRIHVEERERETEAELRKVFEERLQAAEEELQEVKAQMGDAQEENLRLNKDFEKAGEQIKELEVKCEELQTVAEEERQREVEEKKKEEVERRTGEREDLERVKVLLEQVKELKEERDRAEVERRRAEKEEQEQWEQKISDLNEEKEEMRKKMEAEWREERQRWEEREEEEKKGMHSALRERVKRAEAEVESHLERFAESKRNTIKLQERIQDLEEELELDRRRVSEAEGVAKRAEEELAVAKERLLLQEDELQSRAEELQNRGGCEVCVCAEVEELRSQVSRLQSKNRELELQSSGRNNDHARQIRQHAEALSSLRSEMVRAQTEELRRIQKHADDERDKLQKEIEKERETLQKERDQEKEKFEKDRNRLQREREEEKEVVHKEVGEMKEHLRREKEEEVDRLRKELEVERVRGRSQLDKSIEQVEQERANVQQKLEEEKKRLVEKAEEDRKRLKEQVRKAIEEVMRRHAAELQSVQEALSSEKKTNHEMCAHLDVERRRSEELRSVLEKEREELRTKLRDTTNEICRLESVIQKQDKKEKVAPEASPLCGPQCSRLEEELHQTRTRLARIQEEAEKQRDRQQRDIASLRADKHRLEEKVLEQSRLNAERSLLEQGQRHTEDRIRAECEDRLRAEFRIEMNAAVAESEQRWQNREQEMQTQISELQSQLSEAQAEKKKAGSGDDCHGNPEIDRLRKEVQDTKEINKKLRDLLQEPQTQEERQSHTMALQALERQAKEDVLSERNRLQTLHHLELDKQRAELTQQHTEWSRQMTQRHMQQIEDLQAQLQAHTQMMALQQDLKQQNQYQVFERQLDESRCAVLELQRENAALKKQLKERSVQNNPETEEKEEESVELQRKRDAQLEEEAQRLKEEVEKLRVEMEKLEESQKHWEEKKEEDVKEEEMDEEKRKEREEEKRKEEVEEIKREHKREMQSLVSEYSSAQTHLQARIVALENEFNCRLREREERCRRREPRCDDVSLGRLQERLTERDQLIKRLVEERHQLQLHPPVAGDNSTLRLRDSKSRPGSATPTMRRKRVESPPRVTSIPSAGAYDRSILLPQSSSSSSSSSVHQHSSSTLPHQSSTHPQTTPHYSTSSLPHKHTSLSLSQQSSPSLPRSTRSRTSCIPPTPAPTAPLPVCPSAQTGIRYVSPSCQEPHLQAHSIRAPYLEPRGTEGLKQEWFTKYFSF, encoded by the exons ATGGCTTCAGGCGCCGGTAAGGCTGCACAGCCCCCCGGGCCGGGCTCCGCCGTTAACGGGACTGCGGCAGACTTCCAGAACATCGAGCAGGAGCTGTACGACTACCAGATGCACAGCAAGATGTGCAAGAAGATCGCTCAGCTCACCAAG GTGATTTACTCTCTGAACATGAAGAATGAGGAGCAGGAGGCGGCCCTGCAGGCCTTGAGCCATGCCCACCACGAGGAGCTGCACCGCATCCTGATGGAGACATGCCATGAAGGGGAGGGGTCAGCGCTGAGGACTCGCCTCCTCGAGCTGCAGGAGTCCCTGGATGAGCAGCACAGAGTTGGAGCCCAG GTGCAGGCTGACTTTGAGTGCTTTCGCATCCACGTGGAGGAGAGGGAACGTGAAACTGAGGCTGAGCTGAGAAAAGTTTTTGAGGAGAGACTCCAAGCTGCAGAAGAGGAGCTCCAGGAGGTCAAGGCCCAAATGGGTGATGCCCAAGAGGAGAACCTCCGTCTGAACAAAGATTTTGAAAAGGCTGGGGAGCAAATCAAGGAGTTGGAGGTCAAATGTGAAGAACTACAGACAgtagctgaggaggagagacaaagggaggtggaggaaaaaaagaaagaggaagtggaGAGACGAACAGGAGAACGGGAAGACTTGGAAAGAGTGAAGGTGCTCTTAGAGCAGGTGAAGGAgctgaaggaagagagagatagagcagAGGTAGAGAGGAGGCGAGCAGAAAAAGAGGAACAGGAGCAATGGGAGCAGAAGATCAGTGACCTGaatgaggagaaagaggagatgaggaagaagaTGGAGGCAGAGTGGAGAGAGGAGCGGCAAAGGTGGGAagaaagggaagaggaggagaagaaagggatGCACAGTGCTCTTAGAGAGAGGGTGAAGAGGGCTGAAGCCGAGGTGGAAAGTCACCTGGAGAGGTTTGCTGAGAGCAAGAGAAACACTATCAAACTGCAAGAGCGGATAcag GACCTGGAAGAGGAACTGGAGCTGGATCGAAGGCGTGTGTCAGAGGCTGAGGGCGTGGCTAAACGGGCGGAGGAGGAGTTGGCGGTGGCCAAagagaggctgctgctgcaggaggacgagctgcagagcagagcag aggagctgcagaaccGCGGAGGCtgcgaggtgtgtgtgtgtgccgaagtggaggagctgaggagTCAGGTGAGCCGTCTGCAGAGCAAAAACAGAGAGCTGGAGCTGCAGAGCAGCGGCAGGAACAATGACCACGCCCGGCAGATACGTCAG CATGCTGAGGCTCTGTCCAGCCTGCGCTCTGAGATGGTGAGAGCCCAGACTGAGGAATTGCGTCgcatccaaaaacatgctgacGATGAGAGGGACAAACTGCAGAAGGagatagaaaaagagagagaaaccctgcagaaagaaagagaccaagaaaaagaaaagtttgagaaagacaggaacagactgcagagggagagagaggaggagaaggaggtagTGCACAAGGAGGTGGGTGAAATGAAAGAACAtctgaggagagaaaaggaggaagaggtggaccGGCTGCGTAAGGAGCTGGAGGTTGAAAGGGTTCGCGGCCGCTCGCAGTTGGACAAGAGCATCGAACAGGTGGAGCAGGAGAGAGCCAATGTGCAGcagaagctggaggaggagaagaaaagattGGTGGAGAAGgcagaggaggacaggaagcGATTGAAAGAGCAGGTGCGAAAGGCAATAGAGGAGGTGATGAGGAGGCATGCTGCTGAACTTCAAAGTGTCCAGGAAGCActaagctcagagaagaagaccAACCACGAG ATGTGTGCGCATCTAGATGTAGAAAGAAGACGCAGTGAGGAGCTACGCAGTGTGctggagaaggaaagagaggagctgaggacaAAACTGAGAGACACTACTAATGAG ATCTGCAGGCTGGAGTCAGTCATCCAAAAGCAGGACAAGAAAGAGAAGGTGGCCCCTGAAGCTTCACCCTTGTGCGGGCCGCAGTGCTCCCGTCTGGAGGAAGAGCTCCACCAGACTCGGACTCGGCTAGCTCGGAtacaggaagaggcagagaagCAGCGTGACAGGCAGCAGAGAGACATTGCATCCCTGAGAGCTGACAAACACAGGCTGGAGGAGAAAGTCCTGGAACAGAGCCGACTGAACGCAGAGAGGAGTCTTCTAGAGCAGGGCCAGCGGCACACCGAGGACCGGATCAG GGCAGAGTGTGAGGATCGTCTCAGAGCGGAATTCAGGATCGAGATGAATGCTGCCGTGGCTGAGAGTGAGCAGAGATGGCAGAACAGAGAGCAAGAGATGCAGACGCAGATTTCTGAGCTGCAGAGTCAACTGAGCGAGGCACAG GCGGAGAAAAAGAAGGCGGGCTCGGGAGACGATTGCCATGGCAACCCCGAAATTGACAGGCTGAGGAAAGAGGTCCAAGACACCAAGGAGATAAACAAGAAGCTGAGGGATCTGCTGcag GAGCCACAGACTCAGGAGGAGAGACAAAGCCACACCATGGCTCTGCAGGCGTTGGAAAGACAGGCCAAAGAAGACGTGCTGTCTGAGAGGAACCGACTACAGACATTGCACCACCTGGAGCTGg ATAAGCAGCGTGCAGAGTTGACCCAGCAGCACACAGAGTGGAGCAGACAGATGACCCAGAGACACATGCAGCAGATTGAAGACCTGCAGGCTCAgctacaggcacacacacagatgatggCGCTGCAACAG gaCCTAAAGCAGCAGAACCAATACCAGGTGTTTGAGCGACAGCTGGATGAGAGTCGCTGTGCCGTGCTGGAGCTTCAGAGAGAAAATGCAGCTCTGAAGAAGCAATTGAAGGAAAG GTCAGTGCAGAATAATCCCGAAactgaagagaaagaagaggaaagtgttgagctgcagaggaagagggatGCCCAGCTGGAAGAAGAAGCACAACGTctgaaggaggaggtggagaaactGAGGGTGGAGATGGAGAAACTGGAGGAGTCACAGAAGCactgggaggagaagaaggaggaagatgtgaaggaagaggagatggacgaggagaagaggaaggagcgggaggaggagaagaggaaagaggaggtaGAGGAGATCAAGAGGGAGCACAAGAGGGAGATGCAGAGTCTGGTGTCTGAGTACAGCAGCGCCCAGACGCATCTGCAGGCTCGCATTGTGGCTTTGGAGAACGA atTTAACTGCAGACTGCGTGAGCGGGAGGAACGCTGCAGGAGAAGGGAGCCACGATGTGATGACGTGTCGCTGGGGAGACTTCAggagagactgacagagagggACCAGCTCATTAAAAGATTGGTG GAAGAGAGGcatcagctgcagctccacCCTCCTGTGGCCGGGGACAACAGCACCCTCCGGCTCCGTGACAGCAAGTCCCGCCCGGGGAGCGCCACGCCAACCATGAGG agaaagCGTGTGGAGTCTCCTCCTCGTGTCACCAGCATCCCCAGCGCCGGTGCTTATGACAGAAGCATCCTCCTCCCCCAATCCTCCTcatcgtcttcctcctcctcagtccATCAgcactcctcctccaccctccctcaTCAGTCCTCCACCCACCCCCAGACCACCCCTCACTACTCCACCTCATCTCTTCCACACAAGCACACCTCCCTCTCCCTCAGCCAACAGtcttccccctccctccctcgttCCACCAGATCCAGGACTTCCTGCATCCCCCCAACCCCAGCGCCCACCGCCCCGCTTCCAGTCTGCCCCTCAGCACAAACGGGCATCCGCTACGTGTCGCCCTCCTGTCAGGAGCCACACCTGCAGGCCCATTCAATCAG ggCCCCATACCTGGAGCCAAGGGGAACCGAGGGGCTAAAACAGGAGTGGTTCACCAAATACTTCTCCTTTTGa